From the Planktothricoides raciborskii GIHE-MW2 genome, the window TTCCCGCCTTCGCGGGAATGACAGTTTTTTTCTCATGGGGTCTGTGATGCATTTATAGCAATTGTCATAGTGATGAAGTACAAAAAAACCTGTCATTCCCGCGAAGGCGGGAATCCAGAAAACCTCTGTACTTCCGAAGGGACAATAACCGCTATATTTCTGCCCGTCTACTTAAACCACCAAAACTTAAATTAAGAAACCGGGTTTCTGCGTGAACCTATGCCAAAAAACCAAGACTTAAACCAAGAAACCCGGTTTCTGATTATGAGACAATTAACAAAAATTATCGCTGCGGGAGACCCAGCGCCTTTATTTGTTTTGCCCACAATTGAAGAACAGGAGGTTTTTCTCGCACAACAAGCAGGGACGCCCATTGTTTTATTATTTTATGGCAATGATGATTTCCCTTCTTGTCGTCAAGTTGCGGCAACTTTTCGCGACTGTATGCCCGAGTTTAAGCAGTTAAATACTCAAGTAATTAGCATTAGTTCAAACTCTCCTTTAGCGGGGCAAAAATTTGCTCAATATTACCAGATTTTTTTTTCTTTTCTCCGAAATAAATTGATGATTATGATGTAATTTTGTTTGATGTTCTAAAAACAATAGAGACGCGAGCGATCGCGTCTCTATATGCTAACAATTAAAGAAAATTTTAAGGATTAGAGGAAAAATTTCCGGGAGTAGATTCGCTGGCATTATTGGAATAAGGAGCGTCTACAAATCCCAATTCATACAACTGTTGATAAGCTTGTTGTCCCAGTTCGCGAGTCGGCTGTTGAGAGCGAATGATTTGAATCAGTAAAGGAATGGCTAATTCTGGCTTGTTGTCAGCGCGATGAACCAAGGCAAGCTGATAAGTAGCTTCATCTCTCATTTGGGCAGTTTCTACGGCTCGATCTCTATAAAAATCCGATTTGTCATTATCAATGCCGGAAAAAGCTGCCGCTAGTTGTTCTGAGAAATTAGACAGTTGATTGAGCATCCCACGGGTTTGTTGTAGTTGTTCAATAGCGCCAGCATAGTTTTCTTGAGCGATCGCTTCTCTTGCTTTTTCCAATAACCGCTTTCCCGCTTCGATACCGAGTAAACTATTTTCCCGTGCCAAGGGCGGAATGGTTTCCGGATCCGAGTTGGCTTCTGAAGTTCTCGGCCCAAACCCTAATTCTAATAGTAGCTGATCCGCTTGTGCGCCTAATTCTCGGCCAATTCCTTGAGATTGAATCACTTGAATCAGCAAAGGAACCGAAAGTTCCGGCTCATTTTGACGGCGATGAATTAAGGCCAATTCATAAGTGGCTTCATCTCGTTTTTGGGCGGTTTCCACCGCTTGATAACGGTGCCATTCCGCAACTTTATTGTCCAATCCTGAGAAGGTGCTGGAGAGTTGTTGATGAAAATTAGATAGCTGATTAAAAATTTGACGGGCTTGTTGTAGTTTTTCAGCGGCCAGGGCATAATTTTCTTCAGCGATCGCACTTTTAGCCTCGGCCATCAAACGATTTCCCCCCACTAGGCTTAACACACTGGTTTCTTGCGCTAAAGGACGAAGATTTTGTGGCCTAGTCGGATTCTCTGAATTTGGGGAGAAACCGAGGGGATTTGTGGTTGGGTTAGACTGTTGAGAATTAGCAGAATTATCAGAATTAGCAGAATTATTCTCCGGCATGGCTTCCTGGGCAGCCGCAGAGGGCATCAAACTTAATGAAGCCACTAAAGGAAGGGAGAATAAATGAATCAAAGCAAAAAGCCGAATTGAGGCAAAAGATACCAACATGGAGATCATCCCGCTAACAACTACCGTGAACTAAAGCATGCATCTAATGCTTCAGAAACGATCGGGGGAAAGCGGGGCGGGGAATACCGCTTCCCAGGACACAGACAAATAATCAACGGTTCTGACTGTTAGATCAAGAAAGAGAAACGTTCATCGATCGCAACCGGCAACTTGTTAATATCTTACGAAGATATTTTGATTGTCCAGGATCTTCGCTCCAAGACTGTCTCCGGTTGAGTCAGCCATTGACCGCGACTGGTTGGATGAAAACAATTTGGTAAATGCCAAATTTTTAGATATCTTAACATTCTTGGTTAAAGCCGCAAGGAATAATCACGAATTCCGGCCTAAAATTCCTCAATTATGTTTGTGTCAATTGTTTTGTGGATCGCCGAAGATATACCATAGGATTCGGAGCGTGGAGAGCGAAGGGGCATCGAGATTAAGCGGTTTCTCAAGGAGTTCATGTAATGACAAATATCGATCTTTCCTACAAAGGCGTTGGCTTGGCTGATGAAAATCTCGGCATTTTCTTACAACGAGGTGGGGAAGAAATTCCCCTGGTGAAGGTGCGCGATCGCTTCACCATCTGTCCGGCCACCTCAGAGGCGATGGACTGGGACAGAATTATTCCCGCCAAACAACATAAAACGGTTACTCGCACTAATTTAGAAGTATTCATAGTGGAACCAGAAAACCTGGCAGCCGCAATGGAACAAGCCCGATCCTTGGACGTAGTGGAATTTGTCAGTCATGTATATCAAGGACAAAACGATCCGGGATTCTTGGTGTATTTGGGCAATGAAATCACCATTCAATTTGCGGACTATGTAGACCCAGCCACCCAACAGGCGATCGCCACTGCCGTCGGACTCAAACTCCTTCGACCCCTCGAAGGAATTCCCCACACCTTCATCTTTGAACTAACCCGCGAATGTCGGGAAAATCCCATCAAAATTGCCAACCGGCTGATGCGTACCGAACAAGTCCTCATCGCCGAACCCAACATCATCACGGAAACCCAGGCACACTACCGCCCCCAAGACAGCCTTTATCACAAACAATGGTATCTCAACCACACTGGCGGCGCTCAACTTGCCGCTAACTCCCACATCAACGTCGAATCAGCCTGGGACATCACCAGAGGGCTGCGTTCCGTGGTCATCGCCATCACCGACGACTCTATTGACCTCAACCACCCAGACTTTCAAGGTCTAGGAAAAATCGTCGCCCCCCGCGACCTCAAAGACAAAGACTTCCTCCCCCTACCCGGTACAGCCGAAGACAATCATGGCACCTCTTGCGCCGGAATTGCCTTAGCCGAAGAAAATGGCACCGGCATTGTTGGCGTTGCCCCTGGTTGTGCCATGATGCCCATTAGAACCACCGGCTATTTAGACGACAAATCCATCGAGGATCTATTTGACTGGGCATCCACCAAAGGCGCCTCAGTCATATCTTGCAGTTGGGGGGCTTCCGCCGTCCACTTTCCCCTCTCCCTGCGGCAACAGGCGGCGGTCACTCGCGCTGCCACCCAAGGTCGGCAGGGCAAAGGTTGCGTCATTGTCTTCGCCGCTGGCAATTCCAACCGCCCCACCTCCGACACCGTAAATGAAACCGGCTGGCCGAACAATGTCATCTCCGGGCGCACTCAATGGCTGAGTGGTTTTGCCACTCACCCCGACGTAATTGCAGTTTCCGCCTCCACCAGCTTGAACAAAAAAGCCGCCTACAGTAATTGGGGCAAATCCATTTCCGTCTGTGCCCCCAGCAACAACGCCCCTCCTGGCATTTGGTTGCCGGAAACGGGCTATATTGCCACCGCCCCACAAATCACCCAATCTCTCAGCGGTCTAGGAGTTTTCACCACAGACCGGGTAGGGGCTGCGGGCTATGACCAAACCGACTTTACCGGATACTTTGGCGGCACCTCTAGTGCTTGCCCGGTGGTTGCCGGAGTTGCCGCCTTAGTCCTTTCGGCCAATCCCGATCTCACCGCCAAACAAGTTAAGCAAATACTCGAACAAACCGCCGATAAAATCGTTGACCCTGACCCTGATCCCCAATTAGGGATTAAATTAGGCACTTATGACAGCAACAGACATTCTCAATGGTTTGGCTATGGCAAAGTCAATGCCGGAAAAGCCGTGGCTTATGCCCATCAACTTTATGCGGTGCAACGGTGGATTTCCCGCTGGACAAAACAGCGCATCTCTCAAATCTTTAAAATTCCTGACTACCAAGCGTCTGCTAACAGTTTATTTCCTTTAAATGTCTTCGGCACCACCAATGCCCCAGGCATCACCAGTGAAGTGTCAATTTCTGACAGTAACCCTGTTAAGGATATTGAAGTTACGGTGAATATTCAACATCAATTCTTGGGCGATATTGAAATCTATTTAATGGCACCAAACCAAAAAATCGTCCAACTCCAAAGTCGGAATTTAGGCAGTCAAACTCAGCTAAACAAATCCTATAATTTGCAAAATACTCCCCTGCTTCGCCAATTTGCCGGATTGTCCGCCAAAGGCACCTGGAAATTAATCGTTGTTGATTGTGTTCCTGGGGATACGGGAACTTTGAATAATTGGGAATTAAACTTAGGATTGTAAGGGCAAAGCATTCCGGGATAAATATAGCGGTTATGATCCCGATGAAGTACAGAGGTCTTCTGGATTCCCGCCTTTACCCCCGCGAAGGCGCGAAGCCTGCGCGAAGCGAGCTTAGGCGTGGGGCGGGAATGACAGATTTTTTTGTAATTCATAACTCTGACAATATTCTGACAATATATTATATTATATGATCCAATAATTATAGGATAATATTTATGTCGGAATGCGGCGGATTTTTCTGTCCAAATATGTATTCATACCCAAAAAATTATTCCTATAATTTATAGGTAAATTTGGGCGCAATGCTTGCGCCCAAATTTTAATGGTATAGCTATTTCAATTGTAGTTTAGACAATACATCAGGGGCGCTTTTCCGTAGCGCCCCTACAGCAGATCAATCTATATCGTAGGGGCGCAATGCGATCGCCCGCAATGCGGAAGTACAGAGGTTTTCTGGATTCCCGCGCGGGAATGACAGGGTTTTTTGTAGTTCACAACTCTGACAAGTGCTTTATCTAGATTTCTCAAAAATTGTCAGTAAAACTGGGGTAATTAAATAATAATGTCCCAAACAAGTTAAGCCCGCTGTGGCTCCCATTTTTTCCCGGAGTTCGGGGCTATACAGTTTAAAGCCTTTGGGAGAAAATGAAATATGTATCGGTTCTTTTTGATACTTAAAACTTGAATCAACTAGATAAAAACGCCCCCCTGGACGGAGCACTCGCTGCACTTCCGATAAAAACTTTTTCGGGTGCTGATAATGTAAAAAACTAATGGTATTAAATACCGCATCAAACTGTGATTCCGCAAAGGGCAAAGACTCGGCGTTGCCTTGAATGAAGATTAGTCGAGGGCGATGGTTTCTAGACTGTCTTGCTTGGGCCAACATTCCCGGAGAAAAATCTAATCCGGTTCCCCGTAATTCAGGAAAGTGACCGGCTAAACGGTTTAAAAGTTTGCCTGTCCCACAGCCAATGTCCAAGACATTAGGTTGGGGCGGCAGGGTGACATATTTTAGCAATCTTTGGTGAACTGCTTGGTAAAAAACTGAGGGAAATGTCCAATCATAGCTGAGTGACCAGGTGTTAAAAAAATCTTCTTTTTTCATTGGCGATGATTCTCCCAAATCTCCGATTAAATTAGGCGATCGCTACATCAAATATAATCATTTCAAATAAGAATAGGATTTTAGTCAGCCCTCAGCCTAAATCCCTCTCCCAAGTTGGGAGAGGGATTTGAAAAGCCGCCACTCTGACATAAGTCTTACTCCCCTCCTCTCCCCCTCTTCCCCCCTATCCCAACTATGGCCGCCCCCCGCGAGGGGGCAGGCGTCGGTTGGGGGTGAGGGGGGGTGAGGCAATATCCAGTGTTTCATTTATTTCTCCGTCTCTTTCCTAGTGAATTCCTAGGATTTCTCCAGTCACTTTTTGTGCGCGGCGTATCAAGCAGTTTCGCCACTTAGTTACTAGGAGGGTTCAAGACGATGGTTCCCATAACGCTATCCATGAGCAATTGACTCATATGCCAACTTTTTTGACCATCTGCTTAGGTCTTATCGGCTTCGGGAGAGCTCGCTTCACAAGATTGATAGGTATTCCGCTCCGTGGGGCTGATGTCGATGACAAGAGTGGATGGCTCCACAGAAGTCTTTGTCTGTGGGACTGTCTCACACATCTCAAGAGTTATCTTTCTTTCAGACGGCTGGAAGAAATACCCCGCGCACGTTTTGAATATTATTCTCCACTTTTCACGGGAACGAATCGCACATTTGAATTAACTATATAATGATTAACTTATCATCATTAATCAAGATTTTGTGTCAACATTTGTAAATTAAAAAATAACTTTATATAAAGGCTTGATGGCGCATCCGCGCCGCGAGAGCGAACGGACTGGAGTAACAGGCAATTAATTATTGGAGATGTCTATTTAAATCTCGGTGACAATGCCAAAGTTACCTCAGTTATCTCAGTTATCTCAGTTATCTCAGCAACCCGGTCTCTTGGTGAGTTTCTTGGGTTAAATGTGCGATGCGATCGCCTCTTTTAATAACGGCGGATTATAGCCCAAACCAAAAGCTTTAGAACTATCCAAAGACACATCTGGAGGACGCGGGGCTGACATTTGCACATTTTTTTGCAAACAGGGTTTCAGCTTCGCGGATTCTAACTTCCGTACTTCCACTAACAAGCGGAAAAAATCATAACGAGAAATTCGTTCTTTCCCCCCTAAATGGATAATTCCTTGCCACTGATTTTCCACGGCCAATAATAACCCCTCTGCCGCAGTTTTGCCGCTGACCGGAGTCCTAAACTCATCCATAAATAAAGACAACTCTTCCCCCGCTTGCAATTTCGCCAACATCGGTTGAATAAAACTTTCGGCTACCGGGCCACCATTGCCAAACATTAACGGCATTCGACAAATTGCCGTCAAAGGATAGCGGGATAACATAGCATTTTCAGCCATAACTTTTTGTTCCCCATAAAAACTCACGGGACACACCGAATCGGTTTCTTGATAAGGCGGATTTAACCCATCAAAAACCAAATCCGTGGAAGTAAACACACAGGGTATTTCTGCATCAGCACATAATCCGGCAATATTAGCAGAAACGGTCACATTAATTTCCTGAGAAATTTGCGGATGGTTTTGACAAAAATTCGGCTGGGAAGCCGCCGCCGCGTGAATCACCGCATCGGGTTTTACCTCTTGAAATAGGTGTTTAAGTTCCTGGTAATTAGTTAGGTCAAATTGGGATAAGTTCACCCCAGGGATTACTAGGGGATGAGCCAAGTAAGTCCCATATACTTGCCATTTTTTGCCCGCTATTTGGCAGATATTCCAGCCCAGAAAGCCACTACAACCTGTAAGTAATAGTTTTTTCATAATCTAAACAACATCTAAACAAGTTTTTTTTATTTCCTTAACCGGGTTTCTTTAGACAATTTCGGCCAGACATAAGTTTTGCCAGAAACCCGGTTTATTTTCTTGGTTCTCGGTTTCTCTTCGTGTCCTATGTGCCTGGTGAAAAGCATATCCTAATTTTGCCTAAAAAAATCTGGCGCTACCGTGACAACCCCTCTATTACTTTTTTCCTGTGCCAATAGCATATCTACCAGTTGTGTCTGGGGCAACTGTTAAAAAGTCTTTCGGTATGGTAGCTTTGGCAAGTAATCTATCAAGTAATCTATATTGATATCACAACTTTACTCCAACATATGCCCCGGTCAAGCCCTTGACCTGAATCCTTGCAGGGGATAAATTCCCCGGATCTATTGAGCAAGCAAATTTGATATAACTAAGCATGGGGATTTTCTTATGGAACCAAATTCTGTGTTATTTACTACGGAAGAGTTAGAACAGTGGCGAAAAAATTTAGCAGTTGCTAATAGAAATAATATTTTTTGTCATTGTCGCAATTGCGAGGCTGAATGGGTTGATTCTTCGGAGGATAATCTTTGTCCCGAATGTGGCAGCAGAAATATTGAGCATATTTCCTGTTGGCAATTTCCTGATGATTAGTTGATGGTTGTTTGTTGTTGGTTGGTGGTTGTTGGTTGTTTGTTTTTGTTTGTTGTTGGTTAACCCAGAAACCCGGTTTCTATTTTAGTTTAAGTTTTCCGCAAGGGTTGACGCAAGAAACCGGGTTTCTTAGCCTAAAAGTTAAGCCAGAAACCCGGTTTCTATTTTAGTTTAAGTTTTCCGCAAGGGTTGACGCAAGAAACCGGGTTTCTTAGCCTAAAAGTTAAGCCAGAAACCCGGTTTCTATTTTAGTTTAAGTTTTCCGCAAGGGTTGACGCAAGAAACCGGGTTTCTTAGCCTAAAAGTTAAGCCAGAAACCCGGTTTCTATTTTAGTTTAAGTTTTCCGCAAGGGTTGAGGCAAGAAACCGGGTTTCTTAGCCTAAAAGTTAAGCCAGAAACCCGGTTTCTATTTTAGTTTAAGTTTTCCGCAAGGGTTGACGCAAGAAACCGGGTTTCTTAGCCTAAAAGTTAACCCAGAAACCCGGTTTCTATTTTAGTTTAGGTTTTCCGCAAGGGTTGACGCAAGAAACCGGGTTTCTTAGCCTAAAAGTTAACCCAGAAACCCGGTTTCTATTTTAGTTTAAGTTTTCCGCAAGGGTTGACGCAAGAAACCGGGTTTCTTAGCCTAAAAGTTAAGCCAGAAACCCGGTTTCTATTTTAGTTTAAGTTTTCCGCAAGGGTTGACGCAAGAAACCGGGTTTCTTAGCCTAAAAGTTAAGCCAGAAACCCGGTTTCTATTTTAGTTTAGGTTTTCCGCAAAGGTTGACGCAAGAAACCGGGTTTCTTAGCCTAAAAGTTAACCCAGAAACCCGGTTTCTATTTTAGTTTAAGTTTTCCGCAAGGGTTGACGCAAGAAACCGGGTTTCTTAGCCTAAAAGTTAACCCAGAAACCCGGTTTCTATTTTAGAAAAAGTTTTCCGCAAAGGTTGACGCAAGAAACCGGGTTTCTTAGCCTAAAAGTTAAGCCAGAAACCCGGTTTCTATTTTAGTTTAAGTTTTCCGCAAGGGTTGACGCAAGAAACCGGGTTTCTTAGCCTAAAAGTTAACCCAGAAACCCGGTTTCTATTTTAGAAAAAGTTTTCCGCAAAGGTTGACGCAAGAAACCGGGTTTCTTAGCCTAAAAGTTAAGCCAGAAACCCGGTTTCTATTTTAGTTTAAGTTTTCCGCAAGGGTTGAGGCAAGAAACCGGGTTTCTTAGCCTAAAAGTTAAGCCAGAAACCCGGTTTCTATTTTAGTTTAGGTTTTCCGCAAGGGTTGACGCAAGAAACCGGGTTTCTTAGCCTAAAAGTTAACCCAGAAACCCGGTTTCTATTTTAGTTTAAGTTTTCCGCAAGGGTTGAGGCAAGAAACCGGGTTTCTTAACTGCATCGTTTAATTGAATGGAGTTTCCAATCAATTAATATCCCCAACGAGTGGGGATTGGGTTTGCTATTCCACCAAAGCCCTTAAGAGGTTCTCCTGTTTCCAATCAATTAATATCCCCAACGAGTGGGGATGCAACTTCTGCCAATCTTTAGGATTGGTCTTACCGGCCTGTTTCCAATCAATTAATATCCCCAACGAGTGGGGATGTATCGGTGTTAAGACCAACGGGTCAAAGGTCTCTATCTGTTTCCAATCAATTAATATCCCCAACGAGTGGGGATTATGATGGATATTTGTATTTAACCTAACCCTTTATCTGTTTCCAATCAATTAATATCCCCAACGAGTGGGGATTTACTCCAAAGCTGGCGTCCTTCTACCGATAAGATATGGAGTTTCCAATCAATTAATATCCCCAACGAGTGGGGATTTAAATGCTGGCTTCGTTGAATTGATTGAGGAAGCTCAGTTTCCAATCAATTAATATCCCCAACGAGTGGGGATCCTATGAAGATGGAAGCGTTTCTCGTGTGACTGAGAGTTTCCAATCAATTAATATCCCCAACGAGTGGGGATATAATTTGGGAGCAATTAAGCTGCTCCCACGAAGTAAGTTTCCAATCAATTAATATCCCCAACGAGTGGGGATTGAAACTTGAACTCAAGGAGAAACAAGAAGAGTATGCGGTTTCCAATCAATTAATATCCCCAACGAGTGGGGATTTGCTCACCAGATAGGAGGAGCTACTGTCAATATCCGGGAGTTTCCAATCAATTAATATCCCCAACGAGTGGGGATCAAATATATATAGTCTCTTCCCTTTAAAGGGAGGGTTTCCAATCAATTAATATCCCCAACGAGTGGGGATGGAGGGAGAGGGAATGAGAGAGGTGGGAATCGAATTCAGATTCAAGTTTCCAATCAATTAATATCCCCAACGAGTGGGGATAGGATGGAAGTCCCATCCTTGAATACGGACGGGGAGTGTTTCCAATCAATTAATATCCCCAACGAGTGGGGATTTTTAAGGTATTGAACTACCTTACTTACAAAGCTTGTTCCTGTTTGTTTCCAATCAATTAATATCCCCAACGAGTGGGGATTTTTCTAGTGCTTGTTTTTTTGTATAGCAATAATTTTGTATTTGTTTCCAATCAATTAATATCCCCAACGAGTGGGGATAAATATTGATCGCACAATTGCTTTATTGGAAGCAAGAGAGAAAAGTTTCCAATCAATTAATATCCCCAACGAGTGGGGATTCGATCGCACAATTGCTTTATTGGAAGCAAAAGAAAAGACGTTTCCAATCAATTAATATCCCCAACGAGTGGGGATACGAAACAGGATGGCAGCCGCCATTCTACATCACGGATTTGTTTCCAATCAATTAATATCCCCAACGAGTGGGGATAATAATCTAGTAACTTAAAACCGCGATCGCGCATATTGGATGCGTTTCCAATCAATTAATATCCCCAACGAGTGGGGATTTAGAATATCAACGAAAAACGAAATCAGAAGGATTTTGATGTTTCCAATCAATTAATATCCCCAACGAGTGGGGATAGTTAATAAAGGGAGCAAAAATTGATAATCTTAGTGTTTCCAATCAATTAATATCCCCAACGAGTGGGGATTCTTCCCCGTGAGTTGTCCAAAATTCACCCACATCCCTGTTTCCAATCAATTAATATCCCCAACGAGTGGGGATTTGATGAAAACTCCGAAGGCCAAGAATGGATTTTTGACGGTTTCCAATCAATTAATATCCCCAACGAGTGGGGATGACATAACATCCAATAACATATCGCCCACTTCTCTGTTTCCAATCAATTAATATCCCCAACGAGTGGGGATAATTATTTAAAGAGGAGGATTCCTACCCTGAGTGGGAACTGTTTCCAATCAATTAATATCCCCAACGAGTGGGGATAACAACCTTTTTCCATGCGCTCTTCTTTCTGAAGAAGAGTTTCCAATCAATTAATATCCCCAACGAGTGGGGATTGGACTACAGACCCAGAAATCAGGGCTGCTATTCATAGTTTCCAATCAATTAATATCCCCAACGAGTGGGGATCGTCAAGAGAAAAAGGCGTTGCTTGCATTAGACCCGACGTTTCCAATCAATTAATATCCCCAACGAGTGGGGATAGCTCTCTAAACAAGAGCTACTCGATTTCATCAATAACGTTTCCAATCAATTAATATCCCCAACGAGTGGGGATGGTTCGTGGGGTATGGTTAGCAGTTAGCCAAGCTGAGAAGCGTTTCCAATCAATTAATATCCCCAACGAGTGGGGATGCTCGGCTGGGATGCAATGCGGTTCCCGTAATATATTGTTTCCAATCAATTAATATCCCCAACGAGTGGGGATAATCCAAACAATAATAACGAAAAGCCCATTGCTCCATGTTTCCAATCAATTAATATCCCCAACGAGTGGGGATATCTGATTGGGTGGAAATTTTTAAGGCGGGGAAGCAAACGTTTCCAATCAATTAATATCCCCAACGAGTGGGGATTCTTCTTTCTGTAGGAGATGAAAGTAGCTCTTATGAGTTTCCAATCAATTAATATCCCCAACGAGTGGGGATTCTATTGCACGACAAATCGTGCAGCGATACCAGCAAGCAGGTTTCCAATCAATTAATATCCCCAACGAGTGGGGATTTTACTTGGCCCCGGCGCGATCGCATTAGCCAAGGGTAATGGTTTCCAATCAATTAATATCCCCAACGAGTGGGGATTATGGAATACACAGAAGCATTGTCTAGTATTGCACGAGGTTTCCAATCAATTAATATCCCCAACGAGTGGGGATTATGGCTTTAATTTTAAACCCAGAAAAGACCAAAGCATTGGTATTGTTTCCAATCAATTAATATCCCCAACGAGTGGGGATAAAGTCTCTGGTCAATTCGAGTCCGATTCAGCTATCTCTTCCGTTTCCAATCAATTAATATCCCCAACGAGTGGGGATATATCTTTTTCTGTAAGCATAGCTTTTTCCTCGTTGTTTCCAATCAATTAATATCCCCAACGAGTGGGGATAAGGTATACCGACCTCTGAGTGAGGATTGGGAGTGGTACGTTTCCAATCAATTAATATCCCCAACGAGTGGGGATAGATTAATCGTTTAGAGAAAGAGATTCAATCAGTGATGGTTTCCAATCAATTAATATCCCCAACGAGTGGGGATGTACTTACTCGTGAAGCCTCCCTTCAAAGGTAAGGGACATAAGGAAAGTTTCCAATCAATTAATATCCCCAACGAGTGGGGATATTGGTATGGTTGCCCATGAAGTAGGTAAGATTGTGTGGAACGTTTCCAATCAATTAATATCCCCAACGAGTGGGGATGTCAAGGTGTCTATGGTGCAGGTGGCTTGACAGTAGAAGATGTTTCCAATCAATTAATATCCCCAACGAGTGGGGATTCCAAGGTGGGTGTTGGTCACATTGCTCTGCTCATGCAGTTTCCAATCAATTAATATCCCCAACGAGTGGGGATTATGGGCTCTCGGTTAGGAAACATTGCTTCAATAGGTCGTTTCCAATCAATTAATATCCCCAACGAGTGGGGATACCTGTCTCAAGTACCAATTATTTCGTTGCTCCCGGAATTTGCAATAAAATGTTTCCAATCAATTAATATCCCCAACGAGTGGGGATGCTCAACAAGGAACGGATACCCTCTTGAGTTATAAAGGTTTCCAATCAATTAATATCCCCAACGAGTGGGGATTGAGGGAGGTAAATCTAATCCTCAATTCAAAGAGGGTTATGGTTTCCAATCAATTAATATCCCCAACGAGTGGGGATTACTAACCTAGCAAGTAAGCTGTTAGGTTTCTAATCAAGTTTCCAATCAATTAATATCCCCAACGAGTGGGGATATACAGTGAGGACCCTATGTTCTCCCAGGAAGTACAGAAAGATTTAGTTTCCAATCAATTAATATCCCCAACGAGTGGGGATACTCTGACTTCATGTCAGTCCTTCAAGCTTACGATGACAAAGTTTCCAATCAATTAATATCCCCAACGAGTGGGGATGGTAAGAACCGCAAAGAGTTAGACATCCATAAACAGTTTGTTTCCAATCAATTAATATCCCCAACGAGTGGGGATAGGAGAGTTGACTGGTACTCCAGGAGCAGGGTTTATATAAGTTTCCAATCAATTAATATCCCCAACGAGTGGGGATGCAACTAGCAATTGGACAGTTTTTAGTGGATAAAGCCACGTTTCCAATCAATTAATATCCCCAACGAGTGGGGATGGTAATCGTAGGATTAGCCCTTGATGCTACTGAAGAAGTTTCCAATCAATTAATATCCCCAACGAGTGGGGATCAATGCGATCGCATCAAAGTAACCTTCAACTAAAATTACACTGGTTTCCAATCAATTAATATCCCCAACGAGTGGGGATGGGGAGTAGCACCTCGCTGGGAGCGCTGGAAGAAGTCCAGTCAGGTAGTTTCCAATCAATTAATATCCCCAACGAGTGGGGATTAGTTACT encodes:
- a CDS encoding redoxin domain-containing protein, producing MPKNQDLNQETRFLIMRQLTKIIAAGDPAPLFVLPTIEEQEVFLAQQAGTPIVLLFYGNDDFPSCRQVAATFRDCMPEFKQLNTQVISISSNSPLAGQKFAQYYQIFFSFLRNKLMIMM
- a CDS encoding S8 family serine peptidase: MTNIDLSYKGVGLADENLGIFLQRGGEEIPLVKVRDRFTICPATSEAMDWDRIIPAKQHKTVTRTNLEVFIVEPENLAAAMEQARSLDVVEFVSHVYQGQNDPGFLVYLGNEITIQFADYVDPATQQAIATAVGLKLLRPLEGIPHTFIFELTRECRENPIKIANRLMRTEQVLIAEPNIITETQAHYRPQDSLYHKQWYLNHTGGAQLAANSHINVESAWDITRGLRSVVIAITDDSIDLNHPDFQGLGKIVAPRDLKDKDFLPLPGTAEDNHGTSCAGIALAEENGTGIVGVAPGCAMMPIRTTGYLDDKSIEDLFDWASTKGASVISCSWGASAVHFPLSLRQQAAVTRAATQGRQGKGCVIVFAAGNSNRPTSDTVNETGWPNNVISGRTQWLSGFATHPDVIAVSASTSLNKKAAYSNWGKSISVCAPSNNAPPGIWLPETGYIATAPQITQSLSGLGVFTTDRVGAAGYDQTDFTGYFGGTSSACPVVAGVAALVLSANPDLTAKQVKQILEQTADKIVDPDPDPQLGIKLGTYDSNRHSQWFGYGKVNAGKAVAYAHQLYAVQRWISRWTKQRISQIFKIPDYQASANSLFPLNVFGTTNAPGITSEVSISDSNPVKDIEVTVNIQHQFLGDIEIYLMAPNQKIVQLQSRNLGSQTQLNKSYNLQNTPLLRQFAGLSAKGTWKLIVVDCVPGDTGTLNNWELNLGL
- a CDS encoding class I SAM-dependent methyltransferase, whose amino-acid sequence is MKKEDFFNTWSLSYDWTFPSVFYQAVHQRLLKYVTLPPQPNVLDIGCGTGKLLNRLAGHFPELRGTGLDFSPGMLAQARQSRNHRPRLIFIQGNAESLPFAESQFDAVFNTISFLHYQHPKKFLSEVQRVLRPGGRFYLVDSSFKYQKEPIHISFSPKGFKLYSPELREKMGATAGLTCLGHYYLITPVLLTIFEKSR
- a CDS encoding NAD(P)-dependent oxidoreductase, giving the protein MKKLLLTGCSGFLGWNICQIAGKKWQVYGTYLAHPLVIPGVNLSQFDLTNYQELKHLFQEVKPDAVIHAAAASQPNFCQNHPQISQEINVTVSANIAGLCADAEIPCVFTSTDLVFDGLNPPYQETDSVCPVSFYGEQKVMAENAMLSRYPLTAICRMPLMFGNGGPVAESFIQPMLAKLQAGEELSLFMDEFRTPVSGKTAAEGLLLAVENQWQGIIHLGGKERISRYDFFRLLVEVRKLESAKLKPCLQKNVQMSAPRPPDVSLDSSKAFGLGYNPPLLKEAIASHI